The Caldilineales bacterium genome segment CATCAAGCGATGGGCTTCGGGTAGGGTGGTTTGCGGGCTGATGGTGATGACCGGGGTGGTCATCCAGTCGCGGACGAGGGTATGGCGCATGGCGCGGCGCTCCTGAGAAAAGGATATGCCCCTATTCTATGTCATCCCGACGCTAACGACCATTTCTGGCTTGCCCGTAGCGGCGAACTTTTGTCTTGTGCGGGGGTGCTCCTGGTGGCCGTCCGCGTTTGTCTGGGCGGGCGGCTTGAGGCTATACTCATTTTGCATGTGCGCAGCCGTATTCGTCGGCTGAAGCGCCTGCGGTTGAAGGATAGGTCGGATCTCGCCCATAGCGACCTGTCCTGTTTGTATACCCCATTTCTTGCGGAATAGCCATTCGGTGCTGCACCTCTTGGTGGCGTTGTTCGAGGAGTTGATTTGGTTATGACAGACCAACTGCCGCTCTCTAAAAGGCCTGCGAGCGATGAGCCAGGGCTGAAGATCTATTTGTTGGGACCTCTGCGCGTCCTGATTGACGGCGAGCCTCTGCCGCAGACCGATGCAGCCAGGCGCATGCGCAAAGTATTGCAGCTACTGGCCTACGTAGCGCTTATGGGTAGGAAAGGGGTGAGGCGCGAGAAATTGGCTGAGGACTTGTGGCCGCACGAACCCAATCGCACCCGCATTCTTAGCAGCTATGTGTCCACATTGCGCCGCGTCCTGGAGCCGCACCATCAGCGTGGTCACAGCCGCTACGTGGTGCAGAAGGGTGAGCGACTGTACTTGGAGGGCGGAGCGAGCCTGTGGGTGGATATGTGGACATTCATCGAACTGGCGCAAAAGGCCCGCCGTCTTGCAGCTAGATGCGATTTGGCCAGTGCCGCAGGCTACTGGGAAAGGGCGATCTCACTTTACGATGTCGAGGGCTTGCTGCCTGACGGCGATTTTTTGCCGGACGTAGTGGAGGTGATGCGCGAAGACCTGCGGCAACAATGGTTGGCTGGACTGCGCTCTCTGGCGCGCTATTATGCTGACCAGTCGAGTGAAGAGGAGCGACTGCGAGCGATCGATTTCTGGCAGAGGCTGTACGCAGGCGAGCCGCAAGACGATGAGGCTTATGAATGGCTGGCGGATCACTATCTCCAAACCGGTCAGATGAGGCGACTGCGGAGCCTGGAGCAGATGTGGGCCAGAATGCAGATCACTGATTACCAGGAAGGAAGATTCCCGTCTGCGTAGCATTTGCGTAACATCAGGTCGCTAAAATGGAACAACAGTTACCTATCTTACCCTTCCCATCACCACTCGTCCCCACCGTTTGGAACACGGAGAACTCACCATGAAAAATCAGCTATCGACATCAGGCCAACGTTCGGGCCTGGCCCTCTTGTCCTTGTTCGTCCTTTTTGCCGGCGCCCTCTGGCTCAGTGGTTCGTTTTCCGCTCTTCTCTCGCCGCCATCGGGCGTGAGCACGAGTTATGCGTGTGATGGCGCCCTGGCAACAGAAGCCGAGATTGCGGCCTCTCACGGTCTCTCGGTCGAAACCATCCAACTGTTGCATACACAGCGCGGGCTGAGCAACGAAGCCATTTGCGCGATGCCCGCTGACAAACTGGCCCGTGCGGTTGAAAAAGCCAGCCATCCCAAGCCCGATCATCCTGACGAAGCAGTAGCCTTCCGGCTCCTGCAACTGCGGGATGAGAACGGCGTCATCCCGGAAGATGGTCTGACCAAAGCCGTCGAGCATATGGAGGCGATGCGCGGGGTCTCGGCGCAACAGGCGGGTTCGGCGGGCATCGAACCGGGGGATTGGACGTGGTTGGGGCCGGGGAACATCGGCGGGCGGGTGCGATCGATCGTCATTCATCCCACCAATCCGAGTCTCATGTGGGCCGGTAGTGTATCGGGCGGCATCTGGAAGACAACCGATGCCGGGGCCTCGTGGCTCCCGGTGGATGACTTTATGGCGAACCTGGCCGTTGCCACTCTGGTCATGCAGCCTGGCAACCCGAGTATCATGTATGCCGGGACGGGCGAGGGTTTCTACAATGGCGACGGCATCCGCGGGGCTGGCGTCTTCAAGAGCACCAATGGCGGTTCGACCTGGGCGCGGCTCGCCTCGACGGCCACTTCAGATTGGTTTTACGTCAACCGTCTGGCGATTTCAGCCAACGGAGCGGTCATTCTGGCCGCAAATGATACCGGCATCTGGCGGAGCACGAATGGCGGCACGAGTTGGGCGCTGCGTCTGGCTGACTGGCGAGTCAAGGACATCGACTTCCACCCCACTAGCAACACCAAGGCCATCGCCAGCGGATCAGAAGGCATGGCCTGGTACTCCACCGATGGCGGGCTGACCTGGAACATGGCCAGCGGCTTGCCGTCGCTGGACTGGCTGGGGCGGGTGGAAGTGGCCTATGCCCCCAGCAGTCCCTCCACAGTGTATGCTTCGGTAAGCCAGAATTCGGGTGAAATCTGGCGGAGTACAGACGGAGGGCAATCCTATTCGCTCCGCAGTACCGGTTACAACTATCTAGGTGGCCAAGGCTGGTACGATAACATCGTCTGGGTGGATCCCAGCAACGCCAGCAAGCTGGTTGTGGGAGGGATCGATCTGTGGCGGAGCACCGATGGCGGCGCCACCCTCACGCAAATCAGTCAGTGGTGGTCTGCTCCTGCTTCTGCTCACGCCGATCATCATGCGATTGTGGCCAAACCTGGTTTCAACGGCACCACCAACGCAACCGTCTACTTTGGCAATGATGGCGGGGTCTACCGCGCCAACAATGTCTACACTGTCAGCGGCACAACCGGCTGGCAGGAATTGAATAACAACCTGGGGATCACCCAGTTCTACGGCGCCGCCGGCAACCCCACCAGCGGCGTGATCGTGGGCGGCACCCAGGATAACGGCACCCTCCGCTATACGGGCAATACCGAATCCTGGACGACGATGTTCGGGGGAGACGGAGGCTTCGACGCCGCCGATCCCACCGACCCGAACTACTTCTACGGTGAATACGTCTATCTCTCGCTGCACCGTAGCACCAACGGGGGGGCAACGTCCGACTGGATCTATTCTGGTCTGGGCGATGCTTTCTCGTGCGCCAACTTCATCGCTCCCTTCATTCTCGACCCCAACAATGCGAATACGATGTTGGCGGGCGGGTGCAGCTTGTGGCGAAGCACAAACATCAAGGCCGCTGTGCCATCGTGGTCGTCGATCAAGCCATCCCTCGGCAGCGCCATCAGCGCCATCGCCGTCGCTCAAGGCAATTCCAGTATCATCTGGGTCGGTTACAACGACGGCAGCGTCTACAAGACCACCAACGGAACCGCGGCCTCGCCCACCTGGGTGCGGGTTGACACAGGCAGCCCTGGGCTTCCCTATCGCTATGTGACCCGATTGACCATCGATCGGACCAATCACAACCTGGTTTATGCCACTTTCGGCGGCTTCAGCGCCGATAATGTCTGGCGCACCACGGACGGAGGCGCCACTTGGAGCGACATCACCGGCTCTGGGGCGACCGGCCTGCCCGATGCACCCGTCCGCAGCCTGGTGATCCATCCCACCAATGCCAACTGGCTGTATGTCGGCACCGAAGTTGGAGTCTTTGCCAGCGAAAACGGCGGGGCTGCCTGGTCGCTGCCGCAGGACGGCCCAGCCAATGTTTCGGTCGACGAGCTGTTCTGGATGAACAACACTCTGGTGGCGGCCACACACGGACGTGGCCTCTTCAAGGTTGGGGTAGGCGGTCCCCCGGCGCGGGTGACGGTGGTTGGCGCCTTCACCGCCGATGGCAATTGGAATCAGAAATCGGTCTTTGCACCAGGCGACCCCATCCAATGGGTGCTGGAGGTGCAGAACGATACCGGCCAGGACGCACCGGTTGAACTGACTTACGATGCGCGCGGCCCACACAACGAGGCGGTTGCCTACTGGCACGGCACTGTCACCACCGGGCCGGGGGTGTGGTGGTGGGGGCTGCCGGGCACGGCTCCAAGCGGGCTTGACGGTACGCACACGTTTGCTGGCGCCGGTCTTTACCAGGGCTTCCCATCTCAAGCCTCCACAACCTATGTAGTCGGCTCGAACGACGTCATCTTTGCTGATAGTTTCGAGGCCAGCGACTGTCAATCATCCCCATGGTCAGCCTGTGTCACCGACGGTGGCAACCTGAGCTTTGGCAGCCCTGCGCTCAAATCGCCTGGGAATCGCAGCTTGCGCGCTCTGATCAACGACAACCAGTCTCTTTATGTGGTCGATACACGACCGAATGCTGAAAGCCGCTACCGAGCGCGTTTCTACTTCGATCCGAACTCGATCCTGATGGCCAGCGGAGACAATCACTACATCTTCTATGGCTATAGCGGGACTTCTAAGATCATCCTGCGTCTACAGTTCCGCTACTACAACGCCAAGTACCAGATCAAGGCAGGGCTTCTGTCCGATGGTTCAACCTGGACGAGCAGCAGTTGGCTCGCCATCAATGACGCGCCGCACGCAATCGAGTTCGACTGGCGAGCGGCCACAAGTGCAGGCGCCAACAACGGCGGGCTAACTCTCTGGATCGATGGCGTGCAAAAGGCCAATCTCACCGGCATCGACAACGACACGCTCCGATTCGACCAGCTTCGCCTCGGTGCGGTTGTTGGCGTCGATACCGGGACGCGTGGCACCTATTACTTCGATGCTTTCGATTCCCGTCGCCAAAGCTATATTGGCCCGATCCCCAGTGATGGAGGTTCCACGTACGAAAACGGGCCTATAGGTGTGCCGGCCAGAGTCGCAGCGCCGCCGGAAGAAAGCGCGCCCGACGTCGGAGTTGAGGCAGATGAGGAAGCGGTGCTGGTCGCTCCGCCTTCCGGTTTCGCCCTGGCTATCCCGCCTGCTCTTGAATCGCGGGCAGGTGCAGTCGTCGATGTTCCGATCTCCCTCTCGTTTGGCAGCGGCGAGGTAGCCGGCCTGGGCTTCTCACTGACCTACGATCCGTCCTGGCTCAGCTTCGACCCGACCGACGCCGACAGCGATGGCTTGCCCGACGCCATCAGCTTCAAACTGCCCGGCGCCTTCGACGCCACCGTGACATGGGACGGGAGCAGCCCCAATGGTGAGCTGCTCATCAGTCTGGAGAACATCACTTCGGACAAGCTCATGGGTGTAGAGGGCGCTCTGCTCACGGTTAGCTTTGCTACTGCTGCGCCTGAGGCGATGGTCGAGACGGTCGTTGACATTGGCGCTAGCGGCGCTTGGGTCGCCGATGCTGAAGGAATCGCGTACCCCATGCCAGCGACTCGTGGCTCGGTGCGTATTTCCCCCTTGCTTCGCCCCGACGTCCCCTAACCCACGAATAGCGAGGGCGGGCCACAAGTCCCTGCCATCGCAGAGATAGAAGAAGCTCCTGCAATCAGGCTTCGACCTGGTCGCAGGAGCTTCTCTTTCGTTTGCGTCTGACGCTTCGGTTGGGCGCTTCAGATAAACACGATCTGCGCCCCCTCGGTCATGTCCATGAAATCCCCGGCGGTGACGATGTCGAGCACGCCCTCGATGAAATCCTCCTGCTTCAACTCGAACATATCCACCGACATCTTGCAGGCATAGAGCCTGGCCCCGGCGTCCACCAGCATCTGCAGATACTCGCGCACGGTGGGGACTTCCAACGCCGCCATCTTGTCCTTCATCAGCTTGGTGGCGAAGGCCGTCATGCCGGGCAGCACGCCCATAATGTTGGGGATGCCCAGGTTCTCGTTCTTGACGCCCATCATGCTCATCTTCATGCTGGTGTTGGCCACGGGCGCGATTTCCAGGTGATCGACCCGGGCCTCGCGGATCATGTCCATGCCCCAGAAGGTGAAGAAGATGGTGACATCGATGCCGTTGCCCAGGGCGGCCCAGCCCATCACCAGGGCCGGGTAGACCATATCCAGGGTGCCCTTCGAGCAGATAAAAGCGACATGGCGGGTGTCGCCATTTGGTGTAGACATTTGATTTTCTCCGTAAGGAATGTTTGTATGTTTGGATTGCCTGTAAGCGTTCACCTTAGAGGTGTGAAGTAGAGGTGCGACGCACTTCACCATTCACATGAAGTCGCTCAAAGTGCGGCGCACCTGACACGCATCACGTTTCACGCTTCACGGAACACGGAACACGGAACACGCATCACACGCATCACACGCATCACACGCATCACACGCACCCCTCCGGCTTGCCCAGCCCGGAGATGCGGGCGACCTTCTTGGCCGGGCCTTTGGGGAAGAGGGCGAACAACTGCTTGGTGTCCACGCCCGCCGCGGTTGTGATCCGGCGCAGGGTGGGCGATTTACCGGTGGCGCCGGCGTCTT includes the following:
- a CDS encoding winged helix-turn-helix domain-containing protein, producing MTDQLPLSKRPASDEPGLKIYLLGPLRVLIDGEPLPQTDAARRMRKVLQLLAYVALMGRKGVRREKLAEDLWPHEPNRTRILSSYVSTLRRVLEPHHQRGHSRYVVQKGERLYLEGGASLWVDMWTFIELAQKARRLAARCDLASAAGYWERAISLYDVEGLLPDGDFLPDVVEVMREDLRQQWLAGLRSLARYYADQSSEEERLRAIDFWQRLYAGEPQDDEAYEWLADHYLQTGQMRRLRSLEQMWARMQITDYQEGRFPSA
- a CDS encoding DsrE/DsrF/DrsH-like family protein; the protein is MSTPNGDTRHVAFICSKGTLDMVYPALVMGWAALGNGIDVTIFFTFWGMDMIREARVDHLEIAPVANTSMKMSMMGVKNENLGIPNIMGVLPGMTAFATKLMKDKMAALEVPTVREYLQMLVDAGARLYACKMSVDMFELKQEDFIEGVLDIVTAGDFMDMTEGAQIVFI